Proteins encoded together in one Marmota flaviventris isolate mMarFla1 chromosome Y, mMarFla1.hap1, whole genome shotgun sequence window:
- the LOC139703522 gene encoding uncharacterized protein CXorf51A-like produces the protein MAKATKKSQKPNADMAQSTSSMKERKNMKTSYHHSRCGRGSKILKSTNKGKKTLQNNSSKRDSEKPSTSLKKSKKTKGTILFGHYHRLNEKLNREPEMENTPETSSISSDDLDSK, from the exons ATGGCTAAGGCaaccaagaaatcacagaagcctAATGCAGATATGGCCCAGTCAACATCatcgatgaaagaaagaaagaatatgaagactTCCTATCATCACTCCAGATGCGGAAGAGGCAGCAAG ATACTAAAGTCCACCAATAAGGgtaaaaaaacacttcaaaataattcaagcaaaagagactcagaaaagccttccacatctctgaaaaaatctaagaaaactaaaggaaCAATACTCTTTGGTCATTATCATCggctaaatgaaaaactgaatagagagccagaaatggaaaatacccCAGAAACCTCCAGCATTTCAAGTGATGATCTGGACAGCAAGTAA